The following coding sequences lie in one Benincasa hispida cultivar B227 chromosome 6, ASM972705v1, whole genome shotgun sequence genomic window:
- the LOC120079707 gene encoding transcription repressor MYB5 gives MEESKAMKQQPKKNLWKPEEDLILRNYVETHGEGNWATVSQESGLMRGGKSCRLRWKNYLRPNIKRGGMSKEEEDLIIRMHKLLGNRWSLIAGRLPGRTDNEVKNYWNTHLNKNGLQDKRKANASNSCKKNDDDNDDDGNNKKQKKVINQTGYPQPPICSDNGTNLAHDTQRRNQEENREVTDPWKIDDISSHYNINSPMVAANNVAFNFDDEPYFDHLDPLFLFEAFGCSSVDASLDNM, from the exons ATGGAGGAAAGTAAAGCGATGAAGCAACAGCCGAAGAAAAATTTGTGGAAACCAGAAGAAGATTTGATCCTCAGAAACTATGTGGAAACTCATGGTGAAGGGAATTGGGCAACTGTCTCCCAGGAATCag GTTTGATGCGAGGTGGGAAAAGCTGTAGGCTGAGATGGAAGAATTACCTCAGGCCTAATATAAAACGTGGGGGGATGTCCAAAGAGGAAGAGGATCTAATTATCCGTATGCATAAACTTTTAGGCAACAG ATGGTCATTGATTGCTGGTCGGCTTCCTGGTCGAACTGATAATGAGGTGAAGAACTACTGGAATACCCATTTAAACAAGAATGGCCTGCAAGACAAAAGAAAAGCTAATGCCTCGAACAGCTGCAAGAAAAATGATGATGACAACGATGATGATGGGAATAATAAGAAACAGAAGAAAGTTATCAATCAGACTGGTTATCCTCAACCACCAATATGCAGTGACAACGGGACAAATTTGGCTCATGATACACAGAGAAGGAACCAAGAAGAGAACAGAGAAGTTACAGATCCTTGGAAAATTGATGACATAAGTTCTCATTATAATATAAACTCTCCAATGGTTGCGGCAAATAACGTGGCATTTAATTTTGACGACGAGCCTTACTTTGACCACCTTGATCCTTTGTTCCTGTTTGAAGCATTTGGATGCAGTAGTGTTGATGCATCACTGGACAACATGTAA